Proteins from one Pirellulales bacterium genomic window:
- the pheS gene encoding phenylalanine--tRNA ligase subunit alpha: MPLPEFLAELDQLGANGTAAFAQAVDAAAVEAARVEFLGAKSGQLKAVQKGLGSVAGPDKPAAGKRFNEVKLQLEAALAAAQERLASGTAAAAQGGELFDPTLPGGREFEKGRHPLVVGHLHPITQTIEELKDIMGRLGFTVAEGPEIEDEWHNFEALNIPVSHPARDPLENFYLATANVGSTGPMLLRSQTSTVQIRIMEKQPPPVRIISLGRVYRPDDADATHYPMFHQIEGLLIDRHATMADLKSVLRLFAASFLGHDVHIRFRPSFFPFTEPSVEVDMAWETVGGKTRYVEMGGAGMVDPHVLKAVGYDPEEVTGFAFGLGVERVCARRHGVADIREFYRNDVRFLRQF, translated from the coding sequence ATGCCGCTTCCAGAATTTCTCGCAGAATTAGATCAACTTGGCGCAAACGGTACGGCGGCGTTTGCACAAGCGGTCGATGCGGCAGCTGTGGAAGCGGCACGAGTGGAGTTTTTGGGCGCCAAAAGCGGCCAGCTGAAAGCGGTGCAAAAAGGCTTGGGCAGCGTGGCCGGTCCAGACAAACCGGCGGCCGGAAAACGCTTCAATGAAGTGAAATTGCAATTGGAAGCGGCGCTAGCGGCGGCCCAGGAACGGCTTGCCTCAGGCACTGCCGCAGCGGCACAAGGTGGCGAGCTGTTCGACCCCACCCTGCCCGGCGGACGAGAATTCGAGAAAGGTCGCCACCCGCTGGTCGTGGGACATCTGCATCCGATAACCCAAACTATCGAGGAACTAAAAGACATTATGGGCCGGCTCGGGTTCACCGTCGCCGAGGGACCGGAAATTGAAGACGAATGGCACAATTTCGAGGCGCTGAACATCCCTGTCTCTCATCCGGCGCGCGACCCGTTGGAGAATTTTTATTTGGCCACAGCCAACGTGGGTAGTACCGGGCCGATGCTCCTCCGCAGCCAAACCAGCACGGTGCAAATTCGCATCATGGAAAAGCAGCCGCCGCCGGTGCGAATTATTTCGCTGGGGCGCGTGTATCGGCCCGACGATGCCGACGCGACGCATTATCCGATGTTTCATCAAATCGAAGGGTTGTTGATCGACCGCCACGCCACGATGGCGGATTTGAAAAGCGTGTTACGTCTATTCGCGGCCAGTTTTCTAGGACACGACGTGCACATTCGCTTCCGGCCTTCGTTCTTCCCGTTCACCGAGCCGAGCGTGGAAGTCGACATGGCTTGGGAAACCGTTGGCGGCAAAACACGTTATGTGGAAATGGGCGGGGCCGGCATGGTCGATCCGCACGTGCTGAAAGCAGTAGGTTACGATCCAGAAGAAGTCACGGGGTTTGCTTTCGGCCTGGGCGTAGAACGTGTCTGCGCACGGCGGCACGGTGTGGCCGATATTCGCGAATTTTATCGCAATGACGTGCGCTTTTTGCGGCAATTCTAA
- a CDS encoding response regulator transcription factor, producing the protein MSVKVLVADDHEVVRRGLASLLSGTDIKIVAEAKSGDEAVKLTKKHKPDVVLLDIRMPDSDGLEALERIRRDRPEQRVVMLSTYDNPTYVARAVAQGASDYVLKGSSKSELVSAINSAAAGQPATRTGELRRVQATMATRESSNDEDIPLTQRELQVLRHIALGLSNKEIGRSLGISVETVKEHVQNILRKIAVTDRTQAAVWAVRKSLV; encoded by the coding sequence ATGAGTGTCAAAGTGTTGGTGGCAGACGATCACGAAGTTGTGCGTCGCGGTTTGGCCAGTTTGTTGAGCGGGACCGATATTAAAATTGTTGCCGAAGCCAAAAGCGGCGATGAGGCGGTCAAGCTTACCAAAAAGCACAAGCCCGATGTGGTTTTGTTGGACATTCGCATGCCCGATTCTGACGGATTGGAAGCGCTGGAGCGCATTCGGCGTGACCGTCCGGAACAACGGGTTGTCATGCTTTCGACTTACGACAACCCCACGTACGTGGCTCGGGCCGTGGCCCAGGGCGCCAGCGATTACGTTTTAAAAGGTTCCAGCAAAAGCGAATTGGTTTCCGCCATCAATTCGGCGGCCGCTGGCCAGCCAGCCACGCGAACCGGTGAATTGCGCCGTGTGCAAGCCACCATGGCAACACGCGAAAGCAGCAACGACGAGGATATTCCTTTAACTCAGCGCGAACTGCAAGTGCTACGGCATATTGCACTCGGGCTAAGCAACAAGGAAATCGGCCGTTCGTTAGGCATTAGCGTGGAAACAGTCAAGGAGCATGTGCAAAACATTCTG
- a CDS encoding NUDIX hydrolase, whose amino-acid sequence MKEPQELLLRARRFSVVRIAHRVPDGSLHQYEVVQHPGAVVILPLVTPDRVCLIRNYRVAVGETLWELPAGTLEPGEEPAVTAPRELLEETGYRAGRIEKLTEFFMSPGILHERMHLFLATELYEGQARPESGEEIETHVMSLDEALAMCDRGQVQDAKTLVGLLWYDRLWQRKNQ is encoded by the coding sequence TTGAAGGAACCACAAGAATTGCTGTTACGAGCCCGGCGGTTTAGTGTCGTGCGGATCGCTCACCGTGTGCCCGATGGTTCGCTGCATCAATACGAGGTTGTGCAACATCCCGGCGCAGTTGTAATTCTTCCACTTGTGACACCAGATCGCGTTTGCTTGATTCGCAATTATCGTGTTGCTGTGGGTGAAACGTTGTGGGAATTGCCCGCTGGAACACTGGAACCGGGCGAAGAACCAGCCGTAACGGCGCCGCGGGAACTCTTGGAAGAAACCGGCTATCGCGCCGGCCGGATAGAAAAACTCACGGAATTTTTCATGTCGCCGGGCATTTTACACGAGCGGATGCACCTGTTTCTCGCTACCGAATTGTATGAAGGTCAGGCCAGGCCGGAATCGGGTGAGGAAATTGAAACCCACGTAATGAGTTTGGACGAAGCCCTGGCGATGTGCGATCGTGGTCAGGTGCAGGATGCAAAAACACTTGTCGGCCTGCTGTGGTACGACCGCCTGTGGCAGAGAAAGAACCAATGA
- a CDS encoding HD domain-containing phosphohydrolase, whose product MTKKKLSHDGNVAAMVSPGQETGGESAPKTGDRQRSLPALCQSLEKCFGAKFTLVDVITGDCQVRGNMFLAGQLQTQLELCRALAHRGKAEFIAEEEPVVVLAIPLLEDEPTRYVALAPFLVHRAAEPTIVHAVTTLGGDANESKLWAVRQHIWDAGCLLNLAELASSHCAAEFRAGQMQREIYEISSHLASAYEELSLLYGLTQKLKISASIEDLGQKALEWLAEAISAEGFVLQLLPVSESEGEMTGPSQRQSAFLQFGHCAIDRFQFSRLVEHLGLNEQKSLLVINAHSRGHNWPLPHVQQAVIVPLTEGENLFGWLAAFNREEHSEFGTSEASLLSSVAAILGIHAGNLELYRQQAEFLAGVVRALTSAIDAKDPYTCGHSDRVARIAMELANEIGCGHRELETLYLSGLLHDIGKIGIDDQVLRKPGKLTQGEYEHIKLHAEIGYRILKDLKQLDLVLPVVRHHHESWDGSGYPMGLAQEEIPLFARIVAVADAFDAMSSDRPYRKGMPDEKLDAILREGAGTQWDPEVIEAFFAVRDKIRRIEHSESKTAPVSELALMT is encoded by the coding sequence ATGACGAAAAAGAAACTCTCGCACGATGGCAACGTGGCCGCAATGGTTAGTCCTGGTCAGGAAACTGGCGGCGAATCCGCTCCGAAAACTGGTGATCGGCAACGATCATTGCCCGCCCTTTGCCAATCGTTGGAAAAATGCTTTGGCGCCAAATTCACACTGGTCGACGTTATCACCGGCGATTGTCAGGTCCGAGGCAATATGTTCCTCGCCGGCCAACTTCAGACCCAGCTTGAACTGTGTCGCGCCCTGGCGCATCGCGGCAAGGCGGAGTTCATCGCTGAGGAAGAACCCGTCGTCGTGCTGGCGATACCTTTGCTGGAAGACGAACCGACGCGCTATGTGGCGTTGGCCCCATTTCTTGTTCACCGGGCCGCGGAGCCGACGATCGTTCATGCGGTAACCACGCTGGGCGGGGATGCAAATGAATCAAAATTATGGGCAGTCCGACAACACATTTGGGATGCCGGGTGTTTGCTCAACTTGGCGGAACTAGCATCTTCTCACTGCGCAGCTGAATTTCGTGCTGGGCAAATGCAGCGCGAAATTTATGAAATTTCCTCGCATTTGGCGTCGGCATATGAGGAACTCAGCCTGTTGTATGGCCTAACGCAAAAGTTAAAGATTTCCGCATCGATCGAAGATTTGGGACAGAAGGCATTGGAATGGCTGGCAGAGGCTATTTCGGCGGAAGGATTTGTTTTGCAATTGCTGCCGGTTTCAGAATCCGAAGGGGAAATGACGGGCCCCAGTCAGCGCCAGTCAGCGTTTTTGCAGTTCGGCCACTGCGCGATCGATCGATTTCAGTTTTCGCGCCTTGTGGAACATCTGGGATTGAACGAACAGAAAAGCCTGCTGGTGATCAACGCCCATTCCCGGGGCCACAATTGGCCCTTGCCACACGTTCAGCAAGCGGTGATCGTTCCGCTGACAGAAGGCGAAAATTTGTTTGGTTGGTTAGCGGCTTTCAATCGCGAGGAGCATAGCGAATTTGGCACGTCCGAGGCTAGTTTGCTGTCCTCGGTCGCAGCCATCTTAGGCATTCACGCCGGCAACTTGGAGCTGTATCGGCAGCAAGCGGAGTTTTTGGCTGGCGTAGTGCGGGCGCTAACTTCCGCAATTGATGCTAAAGATCCTTACACATGCGGCCACAGCGATCGGGTAGCGCGCATTGCCATGGAATTGGCAAACGAAATAGGCTGCGGCCACAGGGAATTGGAAACGCTGTATCTCAGTGGATTATTGCACGACATCGGTAAAATTGGCATTGACGACCAAGTGCTGCGCAAACCTGGCAAGTTGACTCAGGGTGAATACGAACACATTAAGCTGCACGCAGAAATCGGTTATCGAATTCTCAAAGACCTTAAGCAGCTCGATCTAGTGCTGCCCGTGGTACGGCACCATCATGAGTCGTGGGATGGCAGTGGCTATCCCATGGGGCTTGCCCAGGAAGAAATTCCACTGTTTGCCCGGATCGTGGCGGTAGCCGATGCGTTCGATGCCATGTCGAGCGATCGACCGTATCGCAAAGGCATGCCGGACGAAAAGCTGGATGCCATTTTGCGCGAAGGCGCCGGCACGCAGTGGGACCCGGAAGTGATCGAAGCCTTCTTCGCCGTACGCGATAAAATCCGGCGAATTGAACACAGCGAATCGAAAACGGCGCCAGTGTCCGAGCTGGCCTTGATGACGTAG
- a CDS encoding site-2 protease family protein: MRDNSHWSLNCGLWGGVRVYVHASLLVIIVGMMYFATQYFATQITHIVHSHTLDDGSIYGLVAAAVLLLSLVLHEIAHALAAWQLGGNVDLVVLGPLGGMNLPNMPREPHREVAVALAGPLVHFLVLLALGPVLMLQEVNLGEILPHPFYPENMLNGSLGIVAAKMAFWLNWLLLLVNLIPAPALDGGRALRSVLWPVMGYRGAIRTVSRSGMLTALMFCLLALVLHDPQNNYPLIPIWFPLVLMALYLYFSSQQEVQQVGDEDPEDDLFGYDFSQGFTSLEQPTGPRRRQQGPGPMRRWLQQRQEMKERRMREIEADEERRVDDVLVRVKELGVDGLSPEDRSLLQRVSARYRNRLQS; this comes from the coding sequence ATGCGCGACAATTCGCACTGGAGCTTGAACTGTGGCCTGTGGGGAGGCGTGCGAGTGTACGTCCATGCCTCGCTCCTGGTCATCATCGTGGGAATGATGTATTTTGCGACGCAGTATTTTGCAACGCAGATAACGCACATCGTTCATTCTCATACTCTGGACGATGGGTCCATTTACGGACTCGTGGCCGCGGCCGTGCTTTTGCTTTCATTGGTTCTGCACGAGATAGCCCACGCGCTGGCGGCCTGGCAATTAGGCGGCAATGTAGATTTGGTGGTTCTGGGACCATTGGGTGGAATGAACCTGCCCAACATGCCGCGTGAACCACATCGTGAAGTTGCTGTGGCCTTGGCCGGCCCACTGGTTCATTTTCTCGTTCTGCTGGCATTGGGCCCGGTGTTGATGTTGCAGGAAGTGAATTTGGGTGAAATTCTGCCGCACCCGTTTTATCCGGAGAACATGTTGAATGGCTCGCTGGGAATCGTGGCCGCGAAAATGGCGTTTTGGTTGAACTGGCTGCTGTTACTAGTGAATTTGATACCGGCGCCCGCACTCGATGGCGGCAGAGCGTTGCGCAGCGTGTTGTGGCCGGTGATGGGCTACCGAGGAGCAATTCGGACGGTGAGCCGCAGTGGGATGCTAACTGCTCTCATGTTTTGCCTGCTGGCTTTGGTATTACACGATCCGCAAAATAACTATCCCTTAATTCCTATATGGTTTCCGTTGGTGCTGATGGCGCTTTATCTATACTTCAGTTCGCAACAGGAAGTGCAACAAGTCGGAGATGAAGACCCGGAAGATGACCTTTTTGGTTACGATTTCTCCCAAGGGTTCACAAGCTTGGAGCAACCAACTGGCCCGCGACGTCGCCAGCAGGGTCCAGGACCTATGCGCCGTTGGTTGCAACAACGCCAGGAAATGAAAGAACGCCGGATGCGCGAAATTGAGGCCGATGAGGAACGCCGGGTTGATGACGTTCTTGTGCGCGTGAAGGAATTGGGCGTGGATGGCCTGTCGCCGGAAGATCGCTCGCTTTTGCAGCGGGTCAGCGCGCGCTATCGAAATCGACTGCAATCCTAG